The Planococcus liqunii genome includes a region encoding these proteins:
- a CDS encoding ABC transporter permease — MLHYIGRRIMQLIPVLLGMTFIVFLIIRAIPGDPAQVILGQQASEEAIKALRTTLGLDNPWYIQYFDYLKGLLTGDLGESLRTRTPVVDEVWPYLAATIELSVFAIIIAVIIGINAGIISAWFQNSWFDYLAMIIALIGVSMPIFWLGLMNQWIFSIELGVLPTTGRENVRDPVDVITNFYVIDTLITGQFDQLATVLKHLILPGTALATIPMAIIARMTRSSMLEVMRSDYVRTARAKGLKMFWVVYKHALKNAIIPVLTIIGLQMGLLLGGAILTETIFGWPGIGRYIYEAIGFRDYPVIQSGILIVAFIFVMINLFVDLLYGLVDPRIKYD; from the coding sequence ATGCTTCACTATATCGGACGGCGAATTATGCAATTGATTCCGGTTTTGCTCGGCATGACATTTATCGTATTTTTAATTATCCGGGCGATCCCAGGAGATCCTGCACAAGTTATTTTAGGCCAGCAAGCATCCGAAGAAGCAATAAAGGCGCTGCGTACAACTTTAGGATTGGATAATCCTTGGTATATTCAATATTTTGATTACCTGAAAGGCTTATTGACGGGGGATTTGGGAGAATCTCTTCGCACCCGTACACCTGTAGTTGACGAAGTTTGGCCGTATTTGGCGGCTACGATTGAATTATCGGTATTTGCGATTATTATCGCTGTGATCATCGGCATCAATGCCGGCATCATTTCCGCTTGGTTCCAGAATTCCTGGTTTGATTATCTAGCCATGATTATCGCTTTGATCGGGGTATCGATGCCGATTTTCTGGCTGGGCTTGATGAATCAATGGATTTTCTCGATTGAACTCGGTGTTTTGCCGACGACCGGCCGGGAGAACGTGCGGGATCCGGTAGATGTCATCACGAATTTCTATGTGATTGATACATTGATTACCGGACAATTTGATCAGTTGGCGACTGTATTAAAGCATTTGATCTTGCCGGGAACGGCGCTTGCCACGATTCCAATGGCGATCATTGCCAGAATGACACGCTCAAGCATGCTTGAAGTGATGCGTTCGGATTATGTACGCACTGCCCGTGCAAAAGGGCTGAAAATGTTTTGGGTTGTTTACAAGCATGCCTTGAAAAATGCCATTATCCCGGTTTTGACCATCATCGGCCTTCAGATGGGCTTGCTGCTTGGCGGCGCCATTTTGACGGAAACCATTTTTGGATGGCCTGGAATTGGCCGTTATATTTATGAAGCGATCGGTTTCCGTGATTATCCGGTAATCCAGTCAGGAATTCTTATTGTTGCGTTTATCTTTGTCATGATCAATCTATTTGTCGATTTGCTTTACGGCTTAGTTGATCCGCGCATCAAATATGATTAG
- a CDS encoding ABC transporter substrate-binding protein codes for MRKKKLVSLAFLMLLLLATALYGCSSDNASDNTEGDSGDSGDSGEPKVLIFGRGGDSVSLDPIAVTDGESYKVTKNIFDTLVNFGEQDTEIHPGLATEWEAAEDGLTYTFTLEEGVKFHDGTDFNAEAVVANFERWAAGNADQFPYYGSMFGGFGDEEGHVIESVTATGDYAVEFKLKRPQAPFLKNLAMSSFGIASPTAFEKAGDKFGDAPIGTGPFKFVEWKRNDSITIEKNPDYWVEGEPKLDQVVFRSIPDNSARLNALLSGEIDLADGITPSDGATVEGDDKLQLFERPSMNVGYLGLTTTREPFDDPKVRQAMNHAIDKQAIVDAFFEGRGEIAKNPMPPVISGYNDSIEDYDFNPEKAKQLLAEAGLPDGFEMELYAMPVPRPYMPDGQKVAEAIQKNLADVGVTAKIVSFEWATYLEKAANGEADAFLLGWTGDNGDADNFLYVLLDQDNIGSNNYTYYKNQELHDILIEAQTEVDEDKRNDLYGKAQEIIHEDAPWVPLAHSTPLLAGGKNVVNFKAHPTGSDKLSTVDLE; via the coding sequence TTGAGAAAGAAAAAGCTCGTATCACTGGCTTTTCTGATGCTTTTATTGCTTGCGACAGCGCTTTACGGCTGTAGTTCCGATAATGCGTCGGATAACACAGAAGGGGACAGCGGGGACAGCGGAGATTCCGGCGAACCGAAAGTATTGATCTTTGGCCGCGGCGGAGACTCGGTTTCACTTGATCCGATTGCCGTAACGGACGGGGAATCCTACAAAGTCACAAAGAACATTTTTGATACATTGGTGAATTTCGGTGAACAGGATACAGAAATTCATCCTGGGCTTGCAACAGAATGGGAAGCAGCTGAAGATGGGCTGACGTATACATTCACATTGGAAGAAGGCGTGAAATTCCACGACGGCACAGATTTTAATGCAGAAGCTGTAGTGGCAAACTTTGAACGCTGGGCTGCAGGAAATGCAGACCAATTCCCATACTACGGGTCCATGTTTGGCGGCTTCGGTGATGAAGAAGGCCATGTCATTGAATCTGTCACTGCAACTGGCGACTACGCAGTTGAATTTAAATTGAAACGCCCGCAAGCGCCATTCCTGAAAAACTTGGCAATGAGTTCTTTCGGAATTGCTTCGCCAACTGCATTTGAAAAAGCTGGCGACAAATTCGGCGATGCACCGATTGGTACAGGTCCATTCAAATTTGTAGAATGGAAACGCAACGATTCGATCACAATCGAGAAAAATCCGGATTACTGGGTGGAAGGCGAACCGAAATTGGATCAAGTCGTGTTCCGTTCGATTCCTGATAACTCTGCCCGCTTGAATGCCTTATTGTCTGGCGAAATCGATTTGGCAGACGGCATCACTCCTTCTGACGGTGCAACTGTCGAAGGCGATGATAAGCTTCAATTGTTCGAACGTCCGTCCATGAACGTGGGCTACCTTGGATTGACGACGACACGTGAACCGTTTGACGATCCGAAAGTCCGTCAGGCGATGAACCATGCAATCGATAAACAAGCGATTGTCGACGCATTCTTTGAAGGCCGCGGCGAAATCGCGAAAAACCCTATGCCGCCTGTAATCAGCGGATATAACGACAGCATTGAAGATTATGACTTCAACCCTGAAAAAGCGAAACAATTGCTGGCTGAAGCTGGACTTCCGGACGGCTTTGAAATGGAACTTTACGCAATGCCGGTTCCACGTCCATATATGCCGGACGGCCAAAAAGTGGCTGAAGCCATCCAGAAAAACTTGGCAGATGTTGGCGTAACAGCAAAAATTGTTTCTTTTGAATGGGCAACGTATCTTGAAAAAGCTGCAAACGGGGAAGCGGATGCTTTCTTGCTTGGTTGGACAGGAGATAACGGCGATGCCGACAACTTCCTATATGTATTGCTTGACCAGGACAACATCGGTTCAAACAACTACACATACTACAAAAACCAGGAATTGCACGATATCTTGATTGAGGCTCAAACAGAAGTTGATGAAGACAAGCGCAATGATTTGTACGGAAAAGCACAAGAAATTATTCATGAAGACGCCCCTTGGGTACCACTGGCTCACTCAACTCCGCTTCTAGCAGGCGGCAAGAATGTAGTGAACTTCAAAGCACACCCAACCGGTTCTGACAAATTGTCTACTGTAGATTTGGAGTAG
- a CDS encoding ABC transporter ATP-binding protein codes for MENRKTILDVKGLKTSFFTDDGEIPAVDNIDFHIREGEVLGIVGESGCGKSVTSLSVMGLVPSPPGKITEGEILFQDKDLTKLSEKQMRAIRGNDIAMIFQEPMTSLNPLFTIGDQLREAVKIHKKDWSKKQIQERAIEMMKLVGLPRAEGLMKEYPHQLSGGMRQRVMIAMALLCDPKVLIADEPTTALDVTIQAQILKLIKNLNERLNTAVLLITHDLGVVAETCERVIVMYAGKVVEEGPVHKIFKDPQHPYTRGLLESVPDMRFKKERLYSIPGNVPKPGTIRTGCRFAARCEFAFDRCIVENPDLYRTEEDHQTRCFLFDPKEVQAHDRTVVKS; via the coding sequence ATGGAAAACCGAAAAACGATATTGGACGTCAAGGGTTTAAAGACATCCTTTTTCACCGACGACGGCGAAATTCCAGCTGTAGACAATATAGACTTTCATATACGGGAAGGGGAAGTCCTTGGAATTGTTGGCGAATCAGGCTGTGGAAAAAGCGTGACTTCCTTGTCGGTAATGGGGTTGGTCCCAAGCCCGCCGGGGAAAATCACAGAAGGCGAAATTTTATTTCAAGATAAGGATTTGACAAAATTATCCGAAAAACAAATGCGGGCCATTCGTGGCAATGATATAGCAATGATTTTCCAGGAACCGATGACTTCTTTAAATCCGTTGTTTACAATCGGCGACCAATTGCGGGAAGCGGTAAAAATCCACAAAAAAGATTGGTCGAAAAAACAGATTCAGGAACGCGCAATCGAAATGATGAAATTGGTCGGCCTGCCTCGGGCAGAAGGCTTGATGAAAGAATATCCTCATCAGTTATCCGGCGGAATGCGCCAGCGGGTGATGATTGCAATGGCTTTGCTTTGCGATCCGAAAGTGCTGATTGCAGATGAACCGACAACGGCACTCGATGTAACCATCCAAGCCCAGATTTTGAAACTGATCAAGAATTTAAATGAACGGCTAAACACAGCTGTATTGCTAATAACACATGATTTAGGCGTCGTAGCAGAAACCTGCGAACGCGTTATTGTCATGTACGCAGGTAAAGTGGTAGAGGAAGGCCCGGTGCATAAAATTTTTAAAGATCCTCAGCATCCTTATACAAGAGGATTACTGGAATCTGTTCCGGATATGCGATTTAAGAAAGAGCGCTTGTATTCCATTCCGGGCAATGTCCCAAAACCAGGAACGATCCGGACAGGGTGCCGATTTGCAGCGCGCTGTGAATTCGCTTTTGACCGCTGCATCGTAGAAAATCCAGATTTGTACCGGACGGAAGAAGACCACCAAACCCGCTGCTTCCTATTTGACCCGAAGGAGGTGCAGGCACATGACAGAACCGTTGTTAAAAGTTGA
- a CDS encoding FUSC family protein, translated as MQLGARIFKTGIAISLALFLADLLELPIPFMAGIAAIFAIQPSIYRSYLTVLDQIYGNLIGAVIGIIFVLTLGTNYLTVGLAAVLAIIIMLKLKLNNPVPLTLVTIIVIMESQQEAFLEFAGLRFLTIVLGILSSFIVNIIFLPPKYEARLFTSIHEVSEEAIRWIRISIRHVSDHTSVKNDIDRLTEKLEKVDQWYSFYKDERSYTKKQQFAKARKLVLYRQMIATTRKSLDLLKRLHRFENELSELPEQFHMMLQDHLESLTSYHDQLYMKYIGKLRPEHSETSAEHAILKRNEVLAIFVKEISLAQEEAGDDLSIYHLMHVLSALLDYEEQLEHLDLLIISYYNYHSEEVGSDIENVI; from the coding sequence ATGCAATTAGGAGCACGAATTTTTAAAACCGGAATCGCTATTTCGCTGGCTTTGTTTTTAGCTGATTTGTTGGAGCTGCCCATCCCTTTCATGGCAGGCATAGCAGCGATTTTTGCCATTCAACCTTCTATTTACCGTTCTTACTTGACGGTTTTGGATCAAATATACGGAAACCTTATCGGAGCCGTAATCGGGATTATTTTTGTACTGACTTTGGGGACTAACTATCTGACTGTTGGCCTTGCCGCTGTTTTAGCCATCATTATTATGCTGAAATTGAAGCTGAATAATCCGGTGCCGTTGACGCTCGTAACCATTATTGTCATTATGGAATCCCAGCAAGAAGCATTTTTAGAGTTTGCTGGTTTGCGGTTTCTCACAATCGTGCTTGGAATTCTGTCTTCTTTCATTGTAAACATCATCTTTTTGCCGCCGAAGTATGAAGCGCGGCTATTCACTTCTATTCATGAAGTATCGGAAGAAGCAATCCGCTGGATCCGCATTTCAATCCGGCACGTATCCGACCATACTTCTGTCAAGAATGACATTGACCGCTTGACTGAAAAACTTGAAAAAGTGGACCAATGGTACTCCTTCTATAAAGATGAACGAAGCTACACCAAAAAACAGCAGTTTGCCAAAGCACGGAAACTCGTGCTTTACCGGCAAATGATTGCCACTACCCGCAAAAGCCTGGATCTGTTAAAGAGGCTCCACCGTTTTGAAAACGAGCTGTCGGAACTGCCAGAGCAATTTCATATGATGCTGCAGGACCATTTGGAAAGTTTAACCAGTTATCACGATCAACTTTACATGAAATATATCGGAAAGCTGCGCCCTGAGCATAGTGAAACTTCCGCTGAGCACGCCATCTTGAAACGCAATGAAGTATTGGCTATTTTTGTAAAAGAAATCTCATTGGCCCAAGAAGAAGCAGGAGACGATTTATCCATTTATCATTTAATGCATGTATTATCTGCTCTCCTTGATTATGAAGAACAGCTTGAGCATCTGGATTTGCTCATCATCTCTTATTACAATTACCATTCCGAAGAAGTCGGTTCAGATATCGAAAATGTTATATAA
- a CDS encoding ABC transporter ATP-binding protein: MTEPLLKVEGLKKYFPIKSGILGQVKNYVKAVDDVSFTVNEGETLGIVGESGCGKSTTGRMLMRLLEPTEGKVIFDGQELTALSTSEMRKVRRDIQMVFQDPYASLNPRHTIEKILMEPLNVHNLGDPKERKKKVYEFLEIVGLSSYHAKRYPHQFSGGQRQRIGIARALMTNPKLIIADEPVSALDVSIQAQVLNLMQDLQKELKLTYIFIAHDLGVVRHISDRVGVMYLGQMAELADSEALYEKPLHPYTQALLSAVPVPDPDFLREEVVIKGDVPSPANPPSGCRFHTRCPFKMDICETTVPIFAEVEKGHSVACHLYEESRPQ; the protein is encoded by the coding sequence ATGACAGAACCGTTGTTAAAAGTTGAAGGCCTGAAAAAATATTTTCCGATCAAATCCGGAATTCTTGGCCAAGTAAAAAATTACGTGAAAGCTGTAGACGATGTGTCCTTCACCGTAAATGAAGGGGAAACGCTCGGAATTGTCGGGGAATCGGGATGCGGAAAATCGACGACCGGCCGGATGCTCATGCGATTGCTGGAGCCCACAGAAGGAAAAGTGATTTTCGATGGCCAGGAATTGACGGCGCTTTCAACCAGCGAGATGCGCAAAGTGCGCCGGGATATCCAGATGGTTTTCCAGGATCCTTATGCATCGTTGAATCCACGGCACACAATTGAAAAAATCCTGATGGAACCGTTGAATGTACATAACCTCGGAGACCCAAAGGAACGAAAGAAAAAAGTTTATGAGTTTCTTGAAATTGTCGGATTAAGCAGCTATCACGCAAAGCGCTATCCGCATCAGTTCAGCGGCGGACAGCGGCAGCGCATCGGCATTGCCCGCGCTTTGATGACCAATCCGAAACTGATTATTGCCGATGAGCCGGTTTCCGCTCTTGATGTTTCGATTCAGGCCCAAGTTTTAAACTTGATGCAGGATCTGCAAAAAGAACTGAAGCTTACTTATATATTTATTGCCCATGACCTGGGCGTCGTGCGCCACATCAGCGACCGGGTAGGGGTCATGTATCTGGGCCAGATGGCAGAACTTGCCGACAGCGAAGCGCTGTACGAAAAACCGCTTCATCCTTATACGCAAGCCCTGTTGTCAGCAGTGCCGGTTCCGGACCCGGATTTCCTGCGGGAAGAAGTGGTGATCAAAGGCGATGTGCCAAGTCCGGCGAATCCTCCAAGCGGCTGCCGATTCCATACGCGCTGTCCATTTAAGATGGATATTTGTGAAACAACAGTACCAATCTTTGCGGAAGTTGAAAAAGGTCATTCTGTAGCCTGCCACCTTTACGAAGAGTCCAGGCCGCAATGA
- the nikC gene encoding nickel transporter permease gives MANVAANKDEVKVDKVAGPWKEAWRGFRKSKVAVVGMGIVLFFILLAIFGPLFTPQGINEQNLSQRLLPPSGDHWMGTDDFGRDILSRIVYGARISLWVGFLAVIGSVVVGSILGILAGYYGRWVDTIISRIFDIMLAFPSILLAIAVVSVLGPSLRNALIAIAIINVPNFGRLIRSKVLSIKEDEYIMSAKAIGMKDNRILFSHILPNSMAPVIVQGTLAIATAIIEAAALGFLGLGAQAPSPEWGKMLADSRSYLTNAPWTMIFPGIAIMLTVLGFNLMGDGLRDALDPRMKS, from the coding sequence GTGGCTAATGTTGCAGCAAATAAAGATGAAGTGAAAGTGGACAAAGTTGCCGGACCCTGGAAAGAAGCATGGCGCGGATTCCGAAAAAGCAAAGTAGCGGTTGTCGGAATGGGAATCGTCCTGTTCTTTATCCTACTGGCAATTTTCGGTCCTTTATTTACACCGCAAGGAATCAACGAACAAAATTTATCCCAGCGGCTTTTGCCTCCCTCTGGCGATCATTGGATGGGGACGGATGATTTTGGCCGTGATATTTTATCAAGAATCGTCTACGGCGCACGAATTTCTCTGTGGGTCGGATTTTTAGCGGTAATCGGTTCTGTAGTAGTCGGCAGTATTTTAGGGATTTTAGCGGGTTATTACGGACGCTGGGTGGATACCATCATTTCCCGGATTTTCGATATCATGCTCGCTTTCCCAAGTATTTTGCTGGCGATTGCGGTTGTATCGGTTCTTGGGCCATCCCTGCGGAATGCCCTGATCGCCATTGCGATCATCAACGTACCGAACTTTGGGCGGCTGATCCGATCAAAAGTTTTGAGCATCAAAGAAGACGAGTACATCATGTCAGCCAAAGCGATCGGCATGAAAGACAACCGGATTTTATTTTCGCATATTTTGCCGAATTCCATGGCGCCGGTAATTGTTCAAGGGACTCTGGCAATTGCGACAGCCATTATCGAAGCGGCTGCTCTTGGGTTTCTGGGACTCGGTGCACAGGCGCCCTCTCCGGAATGGGGAAAAATGCTGGCGGATTCCCGCTCGTATTTAACGAATGCCCCGTGGACGATGATTTTCCCAGGGATTGCGATCATGCTGACGGTGCTCGGATTTAATTTAATGGGCGACGGATTGCGGGATGCACTAGATCCGCGCATGAAATCGTAA